In the Telopea speciosissima isolate NSW1024214 ecotype Mountain lineage chromosome 6, Tspe_v1, whole genome shotgun sequence genome, AGAAAAGACACTCATAACCTAGGTCTTGTATCAAGTGTAATctcaaatagagttgattggagggcaaagatccatataaccgatcccatttagttaagtTAAGGCCGAGTTGTTGCAAAATATAAATAATGTGAAaagaataaatataaaatatcattTAACTTAAAGAATGGTGGACTAtggatatatttatttatttattgataaaatgtaatttatttattgaagCGTGACCAACACTCGATATCAAGATTAGAAATATCCGATAAGTAAGAAGAGGAAATAGGCCAGGATGTCCTACACGCTACGGATATCACCCTCTGGTCAGGGAGTCAGCCATGCTGGTATTCTCCCTAGTAATATGTGGACTATGGATATTACTTGCTACTTgttagggtttattttttaaCCATTACAGACAATGTCCCTTTGATTCTCCTGTATGCACATTTGGCACAACAGACTGAGTGACATGGCTTTAATAGTATTACAccgaatcgttatcgtctacggttcctaaccggtgcggttccctagtgcctctcacaagaggggggtggggcTCATCCggggcacctgaccgaacactctgcccaggtggggtccaccctcctcttgtgagaggcactatgGAACGCACCGGTCAAAGAACCGCATAGGAAAAAAATTCGTATTACACCCCAACCCCATATCCAAGCCCGTACCCGTAAGCGTAAGGGATTGGAACCCCAAGTGCTGTTTCACTTCCACTAGTACTACCGTTCTTGCTGTGATTCTCATGAGCAGCCACCATACCTAACGATGGTGGCGCCGTCAGACCAAAGCACTTTTGTCCGGGTGGTCCGGCCGTCTTAACAGAGAAGTTAATAATACCGTTGCGTTCGCCCTTGCGATCCCTCAACCGGTAACTAAGGAAGTGCAAGTATTGTGGCGGCGTATAATCCCCTATGAATTCTGAGACCGAAATTTTGGCCGTTCCCACACTCCTCATTCCTAAAGAGGTCTTGCATTGCACCTCTACAGTAATGAAGAGAACCGAATTGGGCAAAGATATCGGCTTTAGCTTCTGATTCCATGATGGGTAACTCCCTCCTTCGCTGTCAATACTTGTTGCCACTTGGTTGAGTGAATCAGTTCTTACGATCACGAATGCATTCTTCTTCACCGATCGTCCGTCGAGACTTAAGCCCTCCGCAGAGATAATGGTGATCTCTAAAGAACGTATTGTTGATGCCTTTTCCATGTTTGATTAAATGCCGCTGCGTTGGCTTTTTATTACATTCGATGCAGTCTGTAACAACTGCATATATAACAACTACGAGTTGCGAACTAAGGAAGAAgtgaggaaggaagagagaaggatagACGTTGTTTCTTAAGTTGCCATATATAAGCCGGCAAAGGCAAAAAGGGGAACGAAGCACAAGAAGATCAGGCGTTCCTGCGTTTCCAATTCTACATATGACAGGAGTCGTTCAAACATTACGGCCATGAATCCACCCTTCGCGGAACGTGTACGAAACCTTTTGGTGGAGCACCAACGCATGAATCCTGATGGAAAATGCTTGGCCTTTCTAGACAGGGTTGACGCGTTGTAACACGTGTACCTATCCGCTCCATTTTGGTGGATATGGGATTGGGATCCTTGTTGTCCGTCTTTTATCTCTTACAGTATACCTTGCCCGGTCCAGTTCTTCCGTGCCTTTAACAAGGAGAGGGTGCAATGACCATTCTATCTCTGTCCGAACACTTTGCTCGAATTGTATCCACTTCTCTTATTAAAGGCACGgggaagagataattttccgttgTACACTTGTTCTCATGATTTGAAGAATTGGAACCAAATCAAGTTAATCATCCAGTTTAAATCGGGGTCAAACCAAGGATCCCAGTTTTAGTGGATTTCTGCATCCCTCATTTGAATTGTCTGGTTTCTtgtttgatcttcattttttttttccccattgtTTGCGTCTTTTAGtcattaaaatattataaaattaagTTTTCTTTTGCCTTTGGTGAATTGATCATTTGATTGGTTTCTTCTGCATCATTAACTCCCATCACTTATTACACTTATTACACTGGATCAAAAATCCCTTTCTCCATTCTAATTAAAAAGTCAGATTTCTcatcccccccacccccaccccaaaacaaaattcaatCTCTATGATGAAGAGATTTTCCTCTTCAACTTGAATAGAATCTGAGGttagatttggtatgatttctatttcaatttttgattgatttcatgaaatagtctaacaaatagatttttttttatcaagaaattgaaTTTGTTCTGATTGCATCAATCTGAAAatcttcaagaataagaaattcatttggtaGTTTAATTTATGAGAATAAATTTTGTATATCtctttgggagagggtggtggtggtgggggcaAAGACAAGACGAGACCAGGAAGAGGCTGATGGTGGGAGCGtagtggtggtgagaccatcggaagaagaagaagggttttttttcccctataaaattattgttTTGCTCATCAAATTTATCATGGTTGTGTTTTTGTAACAATGTGTAGAAATGAAAAAACATGTTCTTTCATTCTGCGAGAACAGAAAAACGGGCAAAAAGCGTTTGGTAAAATGGTTTGTTTTTCTGTTCCAAAAAACGAACCGGCATCATTCTTTATCCCAAGAAAAGTTTTGACGAAATACCTCTGAGGTGTTTCGTCTATTCCACGGACCAACTATTAGGCCCTCTGCATCTCGACTCCATTGCCAAGCACAACCACCGTCCTCGGCTATTGCTGCAATCTTGCTTTCATAAGCTTCTGGATTATATCTTTTTGTGTTATCTGCATATCATCCTATTGCTCTAACTTCCTCCATTGTTAGGGTTTTATGCACTTGAGTTAATTAATCTGAAACTATGGACTTCTAACTCTGGTTATTTACTTCATCGTTTCAATTCTTAGTTCATGCTAACATCGCACTTGTGGTTGAATAAGAGATTGTTAAATTCATTTATTCCCTAATCCATTGAGTCTGAAAGGGCGATCTTGTAAAGTTTGAGTTCAGATTACAACCAACGAGGTTAAATCCATTTATTCCCTAATCCAGCTTTGATTGCTGGATTGGGGGTGGGTTTAGTCGATTCAAAATCCCTACATGTTCATTACCTAATCCCACAAGTTCAGTTCGGTTGATCTTCATTGGAGAGAGTTCTCTCTTTGAATTAGATCTTGGTTTTCCGCCATTAGTTCTGCTGCGAGAGGTTAAAGTCAACCCCCAAAACCCTCATAGTTGTTCTAGTGCTGTTCTGGAACGGATTTATTAAATGGTCAATTACAGACAAATAACATTGTTCCAGGtaaagaacaataaaaaaaaaacgtttctgAGAAAAATCGTTCATTTTTTACGAAGAACGTTAAATAGATTAGCCCATGTGTTCATTAACGAAAATGTTAAACAGAAACCTTTCGATGCTCAATTacgaaggagtgatttgattcagattgaaagagctaaaagagGGAAGGACAGACCTAACATGATCTTAAGAGAAATAGTGATGAAAAACATGCATAACTCAAGGTTTGTTTAAAaaatgacctcgaatagagctgatttgaggtcaatgatccatgtagtcgacctcCATTTAATAAGTATAAGActgaattgttgttgttgttcattAAAGAACAtgagttaaataaatttaaaatttaaaattaaaacaattcctcaattatttcaaaatttaaatacaaaaatcaaacaaaacaaaatccaaaatccGAACCAATACGAGACGATCCGTCCTACATTTCCCTATTGAACGGTGATTGCCTCTCGACAGCATTCACGGGTCACGACTttgagaaagggaaagaaatttCTCGCTTCAGTTTTCTTCGAAGTTCTATTTATGGAAAGGTTATGTATTgatggtttcaactttcaaggaATGACGTGCATTACGTGACGTGTACGTCCATGCATAAGCATAAGAATAGGACATATAAGTTGGGCCCACAAGAGGAAAACCATGGGAGAGGGAGGGAACCCacaaagaaataaagaggaGGGAAATCCGGATCCGAGCAAGGCCCATGATTGTCACTATctcttttgaaaaaagaaagataaaacagTGAGTGAGTGCATGTGTGAGTCAATGGAGAAAGGTCGTAACCATTAGGATAGCTATTAGGGGAAGTGAAAATGGAACTTTCACTGTGGCCCATTTCTCCAATCCTGATAGGAAAATTACACCCATTAGGATTACTATTAGGGGAAgtgttctctgtctgggagcgCAGCTAGAGGCCAACGAGAGAACCCACAAAGTCATTAAGTAGGGTGCCAATTGCGTATTTCATGTGGGGCAAGACAGTCATTGCACCCTTCCACTATGTCTGAACATGGGCAGTACACATCCTAGAGAGAACTTTTCTCATTCCTATTattacttcccccccccccccccccttgtatgATGCATGCGCAATGCATGGGAGATGAAAATTTCATGCTTCTTGTGCCCAAAAACCATACTTGAGAGGAGAGAAACTTAATCCTTCAATGGGGTTATAGAACCGAGATTCCCAAGGGCAAGGGTAGTTTTGATCATAGATAATACGGACTAGTGGGAATTTATAAAAGAACAAGAGCCTCATTTCATGATCACATCACCAATGGTGAAGGATTTTATTCATCTTCCACTGGTGAAAAAAACCTTTCGCCAAGGTTGTATGTTTTCTAAAATCGTTTCAATCGAAGTGATGGCATGGAGATATATAAGGCTGGTCAAAATCCTGTCTGATGTCAGAGGGAAAAGTTCTTCTGTCTGGTCTACATCGGAAATCTTCCTTATGGCCTATCTATTGTTTGCCACATAAAAGTATGATGTGGTAGTTTCTGTGACCATTTGGTTTTTTACTGGCCTATACCCAACCCTAGCTcaactttgtttttttgttttttttttgtttggtgcaGCCCTAGCTCAActagttattaaattttttgggttaggtggtTTTTTGTATCCAAAGCAACCTCATACAAATTAATATAGCCGATCCGTATCGATATTGGTATCTACAATGATCAATCCCAACACAGATAAGCCCGATACCATGAAGATAAAACCTAATGTGGGGGGATCTGGATACCATACATCGGCCAATGTATAGATCTTTATTAACTTTATCATTTTCATGATATggtataataataaaaaaagatgcataatacaatctttcttttcttttctcggcatccaaacatagccttatcaCATAGACTGAGGAAGTGAGGGATTAAGACCCCACCACTCAAACTTGTATAGGAAACACTTTTTGTACTCTGCTTCACAAAGATTAAACCAGTGGGGCTGGCTTGCACCATGACTACCCATGACTCCATATTGTTTATGTTTTCTGCAAGATTATCATTAATTAATGGTGATCGAGAAGATTAATCCACATTATTGATCCACTAAAGCCCctcaatcatcaacaaaggttGTTTCCtagaaaaggaaaagtaaacTCACTACTGTCtgttaccgaaaaaaaaaaactcactacTATCTATCTAGTGTGGGTTGTGAAGTACAAAGCAGAGTAATTTAATACATTAATACCAAGACTTTAAAGaggatttatatatatatatatcctctGTTATTGTCTGTAAGTCAAACAAATGGGGCATTTTATGACTTTTTGTCCCACCTAGCTTTCGGCGTATTCTCTTTTTGTCTGATCAACCAAACCCCATCACAAGACATATACTCCACCCCAAACACAGTCagaattaaattttaaaacGGCCAGCTATATGGACATTTATCCCCTCAAGTGTACCAAAAGGTGTATCTGACCATGTATATACATTTGGGGAAGTGTTTTAAACAAAAGCATTTTAAGGTGCATCCTCAAAATACCTTTTTCATCCACTTGAGAGACTTGGTTTCTGTCCTGCTTtggtgggagctggagcgtccagcaccCCCTGCGATTGCTCCACGTGACCCTATTTTAATCCAAATAGTGGGATATTGTATCAAATGGATCCACAGGAAAATGTGAGTCGcacaaagaagagaagaaccaagcAGTAAAAACCCCTGTAAAAACAAGAAATAGCACCCTCATTAGGGTTTCAGGAATGAAAATGAAccatttgtttctattttgagcATAAATAGATTAGGGGCAAAATGTGTAATTAAAAGCACACACACTTCCACCGAAAATGACCCAAATAGCACCCTCATTAGGGTTTTTCAGGAACGAAAATGAGGGACAGCCaaatccgagagagagagaagtcaCATTACCTTTTGTCGCCTTTTGCCGTCACTCGCTACCGTTCGCTCAACCAGGGGAGATGAGGTG is a window encoding:
- the LOC122666007 gene encoding BON1-associated protein 2-like; protein product: MEKASTIRSLEITIISAEGLSLDGRSVKKNAFVIVRTDSLNQVATSIDSEGGSYPSWNQKLKPISLPNSVLFITVEVQCKTSLGMRSVGTAKISVSEFIGDYTPPQYLHFLSYRLRDRKGERNGIINFSVKTAGPPGQKCFGLTAPPSLGMVAAHENHSKNGSTSGSETALGVPIPYAYGYGLGYGVGV